One genomic segment of Panicum virgatum strain AP13 chromosome 2N, P.virgatum_v5, whole genome shotgun sequence includes these proteins:
- the LOC120660878 gene encoding abscisic acid 8'-hydroxylase 3-like, with the protein MAFFFVLVCSLIFAAIASYVHYARRRKGEAQGGYGGGHAKASLKLPPGSMGWPYLGETLQLYSQDPNVFFASKQKRYGEIFKTHLLGCPCVMLASPEAARFVLVTHAHLFKPTYPRSKERMIGPSALFFHQGEYHLRLRRLVQGALGPDALRALVPEVEAAVRSTLAAWDGRVMSTFHAMKRLSFDVGIVTIFGGRLDERRKAELRRNYSIVEKGYNCFPNSLPGTLYHKAMQARRRLHGVLSDIMRERRERGEPGSDLLGCLMQSRGDDGAPLLADEQVADNIIGVLFAAQDTTASVLTWIVKFLREHPKLLEAVRAEQAAVREATDGGRRPLTWAHARSMALTHRVILESLRMASIISFTFREAVADVEYKGFLIPKGWKVMPLFRNIHHNPDYFQDPHKFDPSRFQVAPRPNTFLPFGNGVHACPGNELAKLEMLILIHHLVTGYRWEIVGSSDEVEYSPFPVPKHGLPVRLWRDNRTVDRKGVCESDDVEDIIV; encoded by the exons ATGGCCTTCTTCTTCGTCCTCGTGTGCAGCCTCATTTTTGCAGCCATCGCCTCGTACGTCCACTACGCTCGCCGGCGGAAGGGTGAGGCCCAGggcggctacggcggcggccatgCGAAGGCTTCCCTGAAGCTGCCCCCTGGCTCCATGGGCTGGCCTTACCTTGGCGAGACCCTGCAGCTCTACTCCCAGGACCCCAACGTCTTCTTCGCCTCCAAACAGAAGAGGTACGGCGAGATCTTCAAGACGCACCTCCTGGGCTGCCCGTGCGTGATGCTGGCGAGCCCGGAGGCGGCGCGGTTCGTGCTGGTGACGCACGCGCACCTGTTCAAGCCGACGTACCCGCGGAGCAAGGAGCGCATGATCGGGCCGTCGGCGCTCTTCTTCCACCAGGGCGAGtaccacctccgcctccgcagGCTCGTGCAGGGCGCGCTCGGCCCCGACGCGCTGCGGGCGCTCGTGCCGGAGGTCGAGGCCGCCGTGCGCTCCACGCTCGCCGCCTGGGACGGCCGCGTAATGAGCACGTTCCACGCCATGAAGAGG CTGTCGTTCGATGTGGGCATCGTGACGATCTTCGGCGGCCGGCTCGACGAGCGGCGGAAGGCGGAGCTGAGGAGGAACTACTCCATCGTGGAGAAGGGCTACAACTGCTTCCCCAACAGCCTCCCTGGGACGCTGTACCACAAGGCGATGCAG gcgcggcggcggctgcacggCGTGCTGAGCGACATCATGCGCGAGCGGCGGGAGCGCGGCGAGCCGGGCTCCGACCTGCTGGGCTGCCTGATGCAGTCccggggcgacgacggcgcgccCCTCCTGGCCGACGAGCAGGTCGCCGACAACATCATCGGCGTGCTGTTCGCGGCGCAGGACACGACGGCCAGCGTGCTCACCTGGATCGTCAAGTTCCTCCGCGAGCACCCCAAGCTCCTGGAGGCCGTCCgggcggagcaggcggcggtgcGCGAGGCCACCGACGGCGGGAGGCGGCCGCTGACGTGGGCGCACGCCAGGAGCATGGCGCTGACGCACAGG GTGATTTTGGAGAGCTTAAGGATGGCGAGCATCATCTCCTTCACATTCCGGGAGGCCGTGGCTGACGTGGAGTACAAAG GGTTCCTTATCCCCAAGGGGTGGAAGGTGATGCCGCTCTTCAGGAACATCCATCACAACCCGGACTACTTCCAGGATCCACACAAGTTCGACCCTTCTAGATTCCAG GTGGCGCCGCGGCCGAACACCTTCCTGCCATTTGGGAACGGCGTGCACGCCTGCCCGGGCAACGAGCTGGCCAAGCTCGAGATGCTGATCCTCATCCACCACCTGGTCACCGGCTACAG gtgggagattgttggatcCAGTGACGAGGTCGAGTACAGCCCATTCCCCGTGCCCAAGCACGGCCTGCCTGTCAGGCTATGGAGAGACAACAGGACCGTGGACCGAAAGGGTGTTTGCGAGAGTGATGACGTTGAGGACATTATAGTTTGA